One Brevinematales bacterium genomic region harbors:
- a CDS encoding tetratricopeptide repeat protein, translating into MKFYHRSCLSIIILLILSIFSVVSCLPPVREVSGAGEVPNPANYAEFSEYFKALKKLDRPGLIIDAITGGYPGGVPLIYLDDLARAQWETGQYRAALSNYVLWMQTGGGKHVKAMIGIAKCYREMGEYAHAAAYFELALSASPTFWNYYEYGKLYERMGLYEKAAEMYGSAYGLSSKVQYVYRSLICDKLAGAYFKAAQAMADADDKNSARAYLSFILDDPLLRQTYAGEKAEFWMNRW; encoded by the coding sequence ATGAAATTCTACCATAGATCCTGCCTTTCTATAATAATACTCCTGATTTTATCGATATTCTCCGTAGTTTCCTGTTTACCCCCTGTACGGGAGGTTTCCGGCGCGGGAGAAGTTCCAAACCCGGCGAACTACGCTGAATTTAGTGAGTATTTCAAGGCGCTGAAAAAACTCGACCGCCCGGGATTAATCATCGACGCGATAACCGGCGGATACCCCGGCGGCGTACCGCTTATCTATCTCGACGACCTCGCGCGCGCGCAGTGGGAGACCGGACAATACCGCGCCGCGTTGTCGAACTATGTACTATGGATGCAGACCGGCGGCGGCAAGCATGTGAAGGCGATGATCGGGATTGCGAAATGCTACCGGGAGATGGGCGAATACGCCCACGCGGCGGCATACTTCGAGCTCGCGCTATCGGCCAGCCCGACATTCTGGAATTACTACGAGTACGGGAAGCTGTACGAACGGATGGGGCTTTACGAAAAAGCGGCGGAGATGTACGGCTCGGCCTACGGGCTTTCGTCGAAGGTGCAGTATGTTTACCGTTCGCTGATATGCGATAAGCTCGCGGGGGCGTACTTCAAGGCGGCTCAGGCGATGGCGGACGCGGACGATAAAAACTCCGCGCGGGCGTATCTTTCCTTTATACTGGACGATCCCCTCCTGCGGCAGACCTACGCGGGGGAGAAGGCGGAGTTCTGGATGAACCGCTGGTAG